The Mycobacterium haemophilum DSM 44634 sequence GCTGCTGCCGGTTGCGCGTACCAGCGGTGATGAGACTCCACTGCCGCTGCGGTGGGGCGAGTACCGGCCCGGTGGACTTACCCCCGGGCGCTGGGGGGTGCTCGAGCCGCCCGAGCCATGGCTGCCCTCCTCGGCCCTGGCCGAAGCCAGCCTGGTGCTGGTCCCGGCGCTGGCAGTCGACCGCCACGGCGTGCGATTAGGCCGAGGCGGCGGCTTCTACGACCGCTCGCTGGCAGGTCGGGATCCGCACGCTCGGCTGATCGCGATCGTGCGGGATCCCGAGTTTCTCAACGCGTTGCCATCGGAGCCGCACGACGTCCGAATGACCCATGCGGTTATGCCAGAGCGTGGAGTGATCGCGCTACCGAGCGGGGAATGATCACCATCACGTGGCGGTTCTAGCACTTGGCACGGTAGAGTGCTAAACCAGGCGATATTACCCGGAGGTTTTTGTGCCGACTTACAGCTACGAGTGCACCGAGTGCGCCGACCGCTTCGATGTTGTGCAGGCCTTCACCGAGGATGCGCTGACCACCTGCGACAAGTGCTCCGGTCGGCTGCGCAAGCTGTTCAACGCCGTTGGCGTGGTGTTCAAGGGCAGCGGCTTTTACCGCACCGACA is a genomic window containing:
- a CDS encoding FmdB family zinc ribbon protein; translation: MPTYSYECTECADRFDVVQAFTEDALTTCDKCSGRLRKLFNAVGVVFKGSGFYRTDSRESGKKSNSSTTGSAKSDSGSSSGSSEKSGSSEKSSSSAAPATAAASS
- a CDS encoding 5-formyltetrahydrofolate cyclo-ligase, with the protein product MATASKAALRKQLLAARRNVADDVRAAEARMLSQHLELLVTSASTVCAYVPVGTEPGAIEMLDVLLCRTGRVLLPVARTSGDETPLPLRWGEYRPGGLTPGRWGVLEPPEPWLPSSALAEASLVLVPALAVDRHGVRLGRGGGFYDRSLAGRDPHARLIAIVRDPEFLNALPSEPHDVRMTHAVMPERGVIALPSGE